The Helianthus annuus cultivar XRQ/B chromosome 11, HanXRQr2.0-SUNRISE, whole genome shotgun sequence region TGACGACgagttttcatcttttgaaaaCGTTGCATTACACTCTCAACGGAAACTTGTTGTGAGAACTCCTTTTCAATGTAACAAATGCAAGAATCGTTCATGTATCCATCACCCATCCTATTACGCAATTCTGTCTTCACAAGCTTCATTGAAGAAAAACTCCTTTCAACACTAGTCGTTGCAACCGGTAAAACTAGTGACAACTTTATTAAACGATAGACCAACTGATACTCAATGTGTTTCCTTGTTTCCACCATCCTTTTGGCAAGATCACTAACCCCATTCAGGTTATCAAACCGACTATCTCTTTTTATATTAGAAATGTAGTGGCCGAGTTCATCGATAAGCTTATCTTTTTCATCAAAAGTAAAATCATACGGATACATTTCGGCCAACTTTAGCAAGTTTAGTTTATTAAAGGAACTAAAATTATCACGCGGGCTCAAAGAACTCATACACGTAAGCAAGTTGGTGGTTACCTCGTTAAAACGGTTTCCAAGCTCTTGAATTTGCATGTCGAGAACCATGTTGAAATTATTGACCACAAAATGATGACGATTGGTGATGTTGGTCTTTCTTCTTCTGTTTTTCGGGTCAACATACTCATCTTCCATGTTAATCATCTCAATATCATACTTGTCACAAAAGGATGTGACATCTTTTAAAAGTGAGTCAAAGCCTTCAAGTTAATACCTTTGTAATTCTTCTTTGGTTGATTTAACCAGCTCAACTGCATTCAAAATATCTTGATTCTTTCTTTGAAGAGCGACACACAATAAGTTAGTAACTCCCAAGATATGTTTCATCAAATGTAAATAAAATACAAACTTGAAACTTTTCATGTATAACTGAAGTCCATTTGCTTGAGTTTTGTGAATTGGTTCCCATGCCGAAGTTTCTATATATTCAAGCACTTCAATAACACAAGGATATAAGGTAAGCAAACGAAGAAGTGTTTTTTCGTGAGAGCTCCAACGTGTATCTCCGGGTCTTGTAAGTGCCATTTCTTGATTGCAGATTTAAGAGATAAAGCGGTTGTTTCCATAACATGAACTACATCAATATACCGCTCCTTCACAAATCCTAATTTATCAACAAATCTCAAAACCACagccatttgttcctttttagAAATATCCCTCGATTCATCAACTAATAAAGAAAAGACATCATCACCAAGCTCTTCAAATATCATCTTTAACACTTCTTCTGCAAAACAATTACAAATGTCTTTTTGTATTGATGGAGCCGTCATTTGGCAATTCTTCGGAGCATTACTTAATATGTACTTTGCAATTTCTTCATTTATTTGTGCGAACAATTTTAAATTGTAATCAGTTAATCACTGATGTAATCAAAAGCTGTAATCATCGATGTAAAACAAACAGATGTATAACAAACTCTAATCACTGAGATGATGATAAATTGATAATCAATTAATCGTATAAAACTAACCTTAATCACTGAGATGATGATAAATTGATAAGAAAAACAAAGTTTCGGCAGCCGGAGGGCGAGGGCGGAGGCGGAGCTGCTGCCTGCTGATGTTGTTTGATCTCTGTTCGCTGCTTGTTTGTGTGCGGCGTATATGTTTTCTGATATAACCCTAAATGGGTTTTAATGTTTTATTactttaaagaaaaaaaattaaaagagaaattaaaaaaaaaacggaCAAAAACAGCAATTACGGGATTCGAACTCGGGTGGATTAGGAAGAAAAGCGCGAGCATAACCAGTGGAACTAAGGCCTTTTGTGTTTATGAGTTCCTTTTATAATATACTTATGGGTTCCTTTTCAgcttcttatatatatatttacactaaaaattaaagaaagactgggttcccgggaacccgtACTTTGTACATAAGTCCGCCCCTGTTCGACAGACCCGTTAATTTTGTACATTAGATTGTATTTACATTAGAACTTTTAGAATTATTGTTTTTGTAAAAATGATAAAACTATTACGTTGTGTAATTATTGATGTATTTTAAAGGGTAAATTAAATATAATTGTttgtgattttatatattcaaaATTCAATCACACTTTAAAATATTCATTCATGCTTTCTTATTTTGATTCGAAGTAGCATTATGTTTAGAAATATTCGTATCCAACTAATGTGGACTAAAATGTAATCTTTACAAAATCAATGAAGGCCGGTTGTATGTTTGTAAACATGACCAATCATGTGTGACTTTGTAGTTCACTTAGAtcttttttttttgagttaactgccattttcgtccctgtggtttggtcactttggccatttcagtccatttttcaaaaatgcgccattttcctccccgacgttctggaaaggtgccatttcagtccaaaaatcataacccagttaagtcggttagtaaataaggactgattgtgtaaatttgtaacataaaggactgattgtgtaaatttgtaacaccaccaccactagccctgccaccaccaacactccgctgccaccaccaccaccaccaccaccgccaccaccaccactccgctgccaccaccgccaccaccgccaccacagccactgccaccaccaccactccgctgccaccaccacagATTCTTATTTATAATATAAGCTTGATCTACTTCAGAAATCAGAACTACATACTAGAGCAGCAAAGTAATTTTAAAGTAGTAATCACAAGAGTAACCAATTCAAAATTAATTCCTTCAAACAAAGTTCAAAAGATGTTCAAATTTGGAATGTAATCACCTTATTATTACCATCAATATTCATTTAAAGAAAGCAAAATCAACCCAACCCAACGCAACCCAATTCATTACAATTCACAAATGAAGCAACAAAACTTTTGCTGACATGTTCTTGAAGCCTCAATCTTGTTCATCAAAACTCAGTTGTTGACACACTGCCTCTTCATCAAAGTATGACTTCTTCCCAACCAAGTCAGCCACCCTCTTGGCAGGACCAGAATCGCGCCCCGCCTCTTCCATATACCGAACCACCCGAATCCTGGGCAATAACACCTCTGGCATCACCACATCCACAGAGCTCTCATCCTCATTGCCATCAAGACTGAATCTGTTTGGGATCACAATCGCACTCGGAATATCTCACTTCTTCTTCACTCGACCCTCACGTTGTTTCCGTTCAACAGTATCGGTAGTGAGCGAAGACCTCTTCTTCATCGACGAGTTAACCGTCGCCTGGTTGTAGCGACTTGGAATAACCCGACCACCCGGCTTTACAGCCCCCTTGTTTGAATCTTGTTTGGGATCTTTTTAACACCAGATTCTTTCTTGTTTT contains the following coding sequences:
- the LOC110889016 gene encoding uncharacterized protein LOC110889016; amino-acid sequence: MEDEYVDPKNRRRKTNITNRHHFVVNNFNMVLDMQIQELGNRFNEVTTNLLTCMSSLSPRDNFSSFNKLNLLKLAEMYPYDFTFDEKDKLIDELGHYISNIKRDSRFDNLNGVSDLAKRMVETRKHIEYQLVYRLIKLSLVLPVATTSVERSFSSMKLVKTELRNRMGDGYMNDSCICYIEKEFSQQVSVESVMQRFQKMKTRRQQL